Sequence from the Pseudomonas frederiksbergensis genome:
TCTCGGGGCCAAGATGTCCCCCGGATCCACCATCACCTGGGGTATCCCTATCGGGGTCGGCCTGATTCTGTCGGCCTTCGTCCTGACCGGTATCTACGTGCGACGTGCCAACGGCGAGTTCGACGACCTGAACAATGCGATTCTCAAGGAGGCTCAGCAATGATCCGGCGTCTACTGGCTCTTTTGAGCATTGCAGCATTTGCACCGGGTGCCTGGGCGGCTGACGCCCTGACCGGCGCCGTGCAGAAACAACCCCTCAACGTCGCGGCTATCCTGATGTTCGTGGCGTTCGTTGGCGCG
This genomic interval carries:
- a CDS encoding DUF485 domain-containing protein, whose translation is MNDSIYLSIQNSPRFKELVKKREKFAWILSAIMLGLYSGFILLIAYGPHILGAKMSPGSTITWGIPIGVGLILSAFVLTGIYVRRANGEFDDLNNAILKEAQQ